In Schistocerca americana isolate TAMUIC-IGC-003095 chromosome 7, iqSchAmer2.1, whole genome shotgun sequence, a single genomic region encodes these proteins:
- the LOC124622701 gene encoding piggyBac transposable element-derived protein 4-like, whose product MYVVTHNVIFFLEDEIDDSLSSDEDENDVEGVASNPAAVPYPKDSEWTAVDTYRPLPVNTTPRQILVDIDESSSVLDCSKVFLTDSDVNELKRQTNLYASQTIQKKRRGNNLKPHSVLSSWKPVTISEMRRFLGIIFHMCVSKKPKIADHWSTNPVLSCNFCPHVMSRLRFTQILSCLHLVDNPNQKKPGEDGFHPLYKVLPYYNNLKERCIQAYRPSEKVTIDEGICPFRGRVSFRVYMQNKPHKYGLKVYAVAEASSGYVVNFEVYAGKHIVDNSSSAVILRLLSDSSLLNKGHTVYLDRFYSSPELFQQLAEKGTGAVGTVNKSRKGLPKDLVSAKLKKGEMSFRRKDNVLAMKWKDKRDVYTLSTRHQATFGTHTKRNGSVVLKPLQVLDYNLNKIGVDIGDQRLQYNPFQHRTVKWWRKLYFHLLLMGVSNAFWLYNAVHRKKITITDFITVLAVQLVEDDTLEFIPRNEGTVGRLTKRHFLQHIPATTKKYAARVCHVCSSRSKKQSGKASRKETRYECEQCGVALCLEPCFKIFHTKKQYDSV is encoded by the coding sequence atgtatgtagttacacataatgtgatattctttttagaagacgagattgatgacagtttgtcttcagatgaagacgagaatgatgttgaaggtgttgcttcaaatccagcagctgtgccgtatccgaaagacagtgagtggactgcagttgacacctaccgacctctgcctgtcaacacgacacccaggcagatactagtggatattgatgagtcgagttctgtactggattgcagtaaagtgttccttactgacagtgacgtaaatgaactcaagagacagacaaatttgtatgcatcacagacaatacagaagaaaagaagaggaaataatctgaagccccattcagttttgagttcgtggaagccagtgactataagtgagatgaggcgtttcttgggtattattttccacatgtgtgtttcgaaaaagcccaaaattgcggaccattggagcactaatcctgttcttagttgtaacttttgtccccatgtcatgagccgtttgcgtttcactcagatactgtcatgcttgcatcttgttgacaatccaaatcagaaaaaaccaggcgaagatggatttcatccactttacaaagttttgccatattataataatttgaaggagcgatgtatccaggcatatcgtccctcagaaaaagtgacaattgatgaaggaatttgcccatttcgaggtcgtgtgagtttccgtgtttacatgcaaaataagcctcataagtatggactgaaagtatatgctgttgctgaagccagtagtggctatgttgtaaattttgaagtttatgctggtaagcatattgttgacaattcttcgtctgcggttattttgcgattgttgtctgacagcagcttgctgaacaaaggccacactgtgtatttagatcgattttattccagtccagagctatttcagcaactggcagagaaaggcactggagctgttggtactgtgaacaaatccaggaaaggattgcctaaagatttagtatctgctaagctgaaaaagggcgaaatgtcttttcggcgtaaagataatgtattggcaatgaagtggaaagataagagagatgtgtatacattgtctacaaggcatcaagcaacatttggtacgcatactaagagaaatgggtctgtagtattgaaaccacttcaggtacttgattacaacctcaataaaattggagtggatattggagaccaacgcctgcagtacaatccgttccagcacagaactgtgaaatggtggcgaaaattatatttccatttgctgcttatgggagtatcaaatgcattttggctgtacaatgcagtgcacaggaagaaaattacaataacagactttataacagtgcttgcagttcagcttgttgaagacgacacacttgaattcattccaagaaatgaaggaactgtaggtcggctaacaaagagacattttttgcagcacatacctgcaactactaagaagtatgctgctcgtgtgtgtcacgtgtgcagttccaggagcaagaaacagagtggcaaggcttctcgcaaagagacacgatacgaatgtgaacagtgtggcgttgcactctgcctggaaccttgctttaaaattttccacactaaaaaacaatatgattctgtgtga